The genomic stretch CTCTGCATTTtgaattaggcccggttcacacttgtgttAAAAAACGCTCCGTCCCCAAAATGGATCCTAACTGATGCCAATGGAtctaatgttaacctatggatccattcacatctgtcCGTTTAAACGGATTCATTCCGCATGATTTGCTGAACGGAACGCAAATTTCTTGCAGCACCAAATTTtccggaccgctgagcccagtGAAACGGAAACAGAAGCTTTAGCACTGCACTGGGGCAATGAGAAAtcagaacgtttcttcacactagtgaagaaatggaccattctaaatggaaaaaatacactttgggggtggggatgtggggaaacggagtgaaaacagatctgatcaacCAGTGATCTGTTTACCACTTCAACACAAGTGTGAATAGGACCATACACTTATAAATGGCCGCCAGGTTTGACCATCAGTCCCTCTTTACACCTGTCCACTGTATCGCCATGCATGTCGTATCCTAACTGCAAGGACCATGCAAGTCTACGGAGATTTGCGCTTGACACTTGCACTGGAACTGTCCAAACCGTCACATACCCGATGCAAAGTCTGTAGCGTGCTGCTGCATGATCCCTGCCTACCGCATAGATTATGCAGCAAGTGTGAACGATGAGAGCATGGTGACCGCCGGGAATCCCAgggacgtacttcctgcccagcagggagtacatcactagcCATGGTGcgatgcatatgaccctgctgcAGCACTGTGGCACAGTCATATGAAGACTGGTTTCtctgcatagcaccgctaatcttAAGTCTAAAACCGGCCTTGATCTGACAGGGATCTAGCTGAACTGTGCCACACACtggaatatgtatatatttttttttatatagattttAGTGTGAAAATGGTGTGTGGGCTACAATATGCTGGTTGcacaccttaaaggacttacgagcccaaataaaaaaaaaaaagttaagtacctgcctGAAATTTGAATGCACAGAGGATGCCTTCCGCTCTCTCCATGcagttccgctgggtccccgcagTTAAATCGTCACCCCGGGCCGCTACCCTCCCCACAGCCCAGGTCGgctccccacagcccgggtctagGGCtatggaggccctagagctgcgcagccgcactcgcgtctgtgcagactgcgcagccgcggccagctcaggTGGCCATTTTGCTAGAGGCAAGAGAGCCGCTCCCGGCCCAGGGGGCGATTTaactccgtgcattcaaatttcaggcaggtacttaacttttttttttatttgggctcGTACGTCCTTTAAGTCTCATTCAGAAGTCTTGACAATAAGCACGTACAATAGTTTGAGGGTCAACAGACCAAAAATACATTCATATATTTAGGTAGGCCCTCACACTGCAGTAATTTCAAAAAGGTTTAGTTTTCAATTTGTGACCAGTTTTAAAATCCAACTCAAGTGTTTTAGCTTttcgtgtatttttttttatgcaatgttCTTTGAGTTTTATTTGGctgtcagtgatttttttttttaatctgtacaATAGTTATCTAAACCATAGCATTATTTGCCTTATTTGTTTTAGGGTATGTTTATTTAGTTATTGTAACTTGTTCTGTTTGCTCCTTTTAGATGTTGATGCCCAAGAAGGATCGCATTGCCATCTATGAGCTCctgtttaaggagggagttatgGTGGCTAAGAAGGATGTTCATATGCCAAAGCATCCAGAGCTGGCGGACAAGAATGTACCAAACCTCCATGTTATGAAGGCTATGCAGGTATAATAAAAGTTAACATATTAATTATCTAACTCTGGTGATTGAATTGTCACAATATTTACTTTGGAAGTTTCTGAACCTGTGATATGGCGCAGTGTATATTTTTCTAGATCATATTCTCTTAAATAAACTGAGGACTTAGCTTTTCACCAGCGATATTGAAGTTAAAATGAATGGGTTTGTCAACTTGACCGatctcttttttttcttaaagtctTTGAAATCTCGAGGATACGTAAAGGAGCAATTTGCGTGGCGTCACTTTTATTGGTACCTGACAAATGAGGGCATCCAGTATCTGCGGGACTTCCTACACCTACCTCCAGAGATCGTCCCTGCAACCCTAAGGAGAAGTCGCCCTGAGACAGGCAGACCACGGCCTAAAGGTATTTCATTCTGCAGGGCTTGGCTGGAGTGGCTATGTCAGATTTATTGTGAAAATTGTACTGTTCATTTGTTGGGGCCAAATTTGGTTCTGGGCTTAAAACCTTCTGATGTACTTGATGCACCATTGAATTATGATTACATTGGATTACAGTTCCACAACTATGAATTTATCCAGCAAAAAATGTTGCCAGTTCTCTGGCACATGCCTTGTACTGGAATATGAAATCTGTGATTTCACAATATTAATCGGCTAAAGAAAAATGTTGAAGGGCTGCATTTATGTAAAATAATTTGCCAGTTTCTTCTGCTGATCTTACATATTGCTATCTACCCACACTGGTCTGAACTCGGCTGTGGCGTGGCTACTGTTCTTGAGATCTTTAGAGATCTTTAACCTGCTTCTGTGTGTCAC from Hyperolius riggenbachi isolate aHypRig1 chromosome 2, aHypRig1.pri, whole genome shotgun sequence encodes the following:
- the RPS10 gene encoding small ribosomal subunit protein eS10; protein product: MLMPKKDRIAIYELLFKEGVMVAKKDVHMPKHPELADKNVPNLHVMKAMQSLKSRGYVKEQFAWRHFYWYLTNEGIQYLRDFLHLPPEIVPATLRRSRPETGRPRPKGLEGERPARLSRGETDRDTYRRSTAPLGTDKKAEAGAGAATEFQFRGGFGRGRGQQPPQ